The genomic segment CCTTAACAACGCCGAAATTAGGCACATTGACATCAGCAGTATTAATACCTTCGTGGGTACGAACAACTTTGATATCTGGATTATTAAGTTTTTCACCGGACAGAACTTCGTATGCAAGTCGCAGCGCAGCTTCCATAACCCCACCGCTGTTACCGAAAATAGTGGCAGCACCGGTTGATTCACCTAAAACAGGATCTGGGTCCTGATCAGGAAGACTGTTAAAGTCTATGCCTGCAGCTTTGATCATGTATGCCAGTTCTCTGGTATTGATTGTGGCATCGATGTCGCTGAAACCGCTGTCATTTAATTCCGGACGAATGCCTTCGTATTTTTTTGCAATACAAGGCATGATTGATACGGTGTAAATCTTTTTAGGCTTGGTATCGGTTTCTTCTGCGCCGTATGTTTTAGCTAACGGGCCAAGCATACCGATGGGAGATTTACAGCTGGAGAGATTGGGCATCAGATCAGGATAAAATGTTTCAGTAAATTTTATCCAGCCCGGACAGCAGGAAGTGAACTGCGGCAGAGGACGTGCATCCTTCTGACCCTGCTCTTTCACACGCTGAATCAGTTCTGTACCCTCTTCCATAATGGTAAGGTCAGCTGCATATTCAGTATCCCAGATATAATCAAATCCGAGTTTACGCAGAGCTGCATGCATTTTACCACCGACATATGTTCCGGTCGAAGCTCCGAAGCATTCACCGAGACCGTAACGGACAGAAGGTGCAGGCATGGAAACAACTACTGTGTCGGGATCTTTGAGCTTTGCAAAAAGCTCATCAACAAAAGAAACACCTTCGTAGATTGCACCGTAAGGACAGTTAACCAGACACTGACCGCAGTTCATGCAGGCAGCAGGATCAACAACCTGATGAATTCCGTCATCATTGATAGACTGAATTGCACCGGTAGCACAAAATTCTTCACATGCTCCGCAAGCCTCACATTTGTCGGCATCAACCTGAACAAAAGTGATTTTGTCCGGATCGGTACCATCTTTAGGAGCGTAATTCCGTGACATGACACCTTCGACAAGTCTCATACTGCCCTCCGCTTGCGGATGAATAGCAGAAAGGTCAGCTGGAACCATCGCCGGGCCCGATTTGGGCGTACACCCTGACATAGGATATCCTCCATAGTTAACTTTACAGTTGGGCGTTTACATAAAACACATTTTTAAAATAAGTAACACGATTTAGTTACTATTGTATAAAACATACAACTGTCAAGAAATAACTATAAGCAATGTAATTATACCTGTTACAACACAAAATCAGATAAATTTTACGAAATCAGGCCTTAATTTGAAGAATTCTGAGTTACGACTGAGGATGAATTGATCGGAAAAACAAATATAAAGAATGGTGTAAGCAGCCAAAAAGCAAAAAAAGCCGGAAATCCGGCTTTTTTTACTTATGAAGACATATGGCAAATAATC from the Maridesulfovibrio zosterae DSM 11974 genome contains:
- a CDS encoding [FeFe] hydrogenase, group A: MVPADLSAIHPQAEGSMRLVEGVMSRNYAPKDGTDPDKITFVQVDADKCEACGACEEFCATGAIQSINDDGIHQVVDPAACMNCGQCLVNCPYGAIYEGVSFVDELFAKLKDPDTVVVSMPAPSVRYGLGECFGASTGTYVGGKMHAALRKLGFDYIWDTEYAADLTIMEEGTELIQRVKEQGQKDARPLPQFTSCCPGWIKFTETFYPDLMPNLSSCKSPIGMLGPLAKTYGAEETDTKPKKIYTVSIMPCIAKKYEGIRPELNDSGFSDIDATINTRELAYMIKAAGIDFNSLPDQDPDPVLGESTGAATIFGNSGGVMEAALRLAYEVLSGEKLNNPDIKVVRTHEGINTADVNVPNFGVVKVAVASGLKNAAKLCDEVRAGKSPYHFIEIMTCPGGCVNGGGQPLDPEIQASLFRSTVAQINKRFRARKIKA